One stretch of Bombina bombina isolate aBomBom1 chromosome 7, aBomBom1.pri, whole genome shotgun sequence DNA includes these proteins:
- the LOC128635671 gene encoding E3 ubiquitin/ISG15 ligase TRIM25-like, whose translation MASAGLRQELTCPICLSIYTDPVTLRCGHNYHNFCLDCIENVMCTQEGSGLYTCPECRKRFTNRPKLQRNRKLRNIVEFFSLSHQGTESNIFCTYCVHSPVPATKSCLLCEASLCDTHLIVHSKSEEHVLTEPTTSWGNRKCYKHKKLLEYYCTEDAACICVSCSLAGEHRGHQVELLNEASEKKKKRLRDVLQKLTTKREKSEKRVQTLQEHRRGVQEKAADVTEQLTALIRDVKKHLEDLEKRLLSDITRQQEQVLLTISNLTQHLEKEKDELTRKMCQIEELCNMTDPLTVLQEQESHRDDFCGAEKGDNEVTQRGDKQVPAVVDLDEVLISVTLYNGFADIVTDLKREIYMQETSDILPDIDTAHNNVIVSGDLETVSWSRINQQRPEIPERFTYTPQVLSTRSFSSGRHCWEVQISESGLWRVGVCYPSMGRGGCQSIIGNNKSWCLCQFNKDLSVRHNTIRTSLQPPLSCDTVGILLDYEAGCLTFYELSDPIRHLHTVTTTFTEPLHAAFWVRASTWVRILH comes from the exons ATGGCTTCTGCTGGTCTGAGACAGGAGCTGACCTGCCCCATCTGCCTGAGCATTTATACAGATCCTGTAACTCTGAGATGTGGCCAtaacta CCATAACTTCTGCCTGGACTGTATTGAGAATGTGATGTGTACCCAGGAGGGGTCTGGGCTTTATACCTGTCCTGAGTGCAGAAAGAGATTTACTAATAGACCAAAACTGCAGAGGAACAGGAAGCTACGTAATATAGTAGAATTTTTCAGCCTGAGTCATCAAGGGACAGAGTCTAATATCTTCTGCACTTACTGTGTTCACTCTCCTGTACCTGCTACTAAATCCTGTCTGCTGTGTGAGGCTTCTCTGTGTGATACCCATCTGATTGTACACAGCAAGTCTGAGGAACACGTCTTAACTGAACCcaccacttcctggggtaacagaaaatgctacaAACACAAGAAGCTCCTggaatattactgcactgaggatgctgcctgtatttgtgtgtcctgctccctggccggagagcacaggggacaccaggtggagctgctgaatgaggcttctgagaagaagaaaaagagactgagagatgttctgcagaaactgacaacAAAGAGAGAGAAgtctgagaaaagagtccagactCTGCAGgaacacaggagaggggtgcaagagaaagcagctgatgtAACAGAGcaactcactgccctgattagggacgtCAAGAAACatctggaagacctagagaagcgactCCTGAGTgacatcacccggcagcaggagcaggttttactcacaatctctaaTCTGACCCAGCACCTGGAAAAAGAGAAGGACGAGCTGACCAGGAAGATGTGTCAAAtcgaggagctgtgcaacatgactgacccattaactgtcctacaagaacaggaatcacacagagatgacttTTGTGGTGCTGAGAAGGGAGATAATGAGGTCACACAGAGAGGTGATAAACAGGTCCCTGCTGTGGTGGATTTGGATGAGGTTCTGATCTCAGTGACCTTATACAATGGTTTCGCTGATATTGTGACTGATTTAAAGAGAGAGATCTATATGCAGGAGACATCAGACATATTACCGGATATAGACACAGCTCACAATAATGTTATTGTATCAGGTGACCTGGAAACTGTATCCTGGTCACGAATAAACCAGCAGCGACCAGAAATACCAGAGAGATTTACATATACTCCTCAAGTATTAAGCACCAGGAGCTTTTCCTCAGGACGACATTGCTGGGAAGTGCAGATAAGTGAATCAGGACTCTGGCGTGTAGGGGTCTGTTATCCCAGTATGGGGAGGGGAGGATGTCAGTctattattggaaataataagtcTTGGTGTTTGTGTCAGTTTAATAAAGATCTTTCAGTGAGACATAACACAATACGCACCTCATTACaaccccctctatcatgtgacacagTAGGAATACTGCTGGACTATGAGGCTGGGTGTCTGACCTTTTATGAGCTGAGTGACCCGATCAGACACTTACACACTGTCACTACCACCTTCACTGAGCCTCTTCAT